In Eupeodes corollae chromosome 3, idEupCoro1.1, whole genome shotgun sequence, a single genomic region encodes these proteins:
- the LOC129949642 gene encoding myosin heavy chain, muscle isoform X8 yields MPKPQASQEDDDPTPYLFVSLEQRRIDQSKPYDSKKNCWIPDEKEGYLLGEIKATKGDIVSVGLPGGETRDLKKDLLQQVNPPKYEKAEDMSNLTYLNDASVLHNLRQRYYHKLIYTYSGLFCVAINPYKRYPVYTNRCAKMYRGKRRNEVPPHIFAISDGAYVAMLTDHVNQSMLITGESGAGKTENTKKVIAYFATVGASKKDDSQKNKGSLEDQVVQTNPVLEAFGNAKTVRNDNSSRFGKFIRIHFGPTGKLAGADIETYLLEKARVISQQSLERSYHIFYQIMSGSVAGVKDACLLSNNIYDYHVVSQGKITVASIDDGEEFQLTDQAFDILGFTKQEKEDVYKITAAVMHMGGMKFKQRGREEQAEQDGQEEGERVAKLLGCDVTDLYKNLLKPRIKVGNEFVTQGRNVQQVTNSIGALCKGVFDRLFKWLVKKCNETLDTKQKRQHFIGVLDIAGFEIFDYNGFEQLCINFTNEKLQQFFNHHMFVLEQEEYQREGIEWTFIDFGMDLQQCIDLIEKPMGILSILEEESMFPKATDQTFAEKLTNTHLGKSAPFQKPKPPKPGQQAAHFAIGHYAGCVSYNITGWLEKNKDPLNDTVVDQFKKSGNKLLIEIFADHPGQSGGGEQAKGGRGKKGGGFATVSSAYKEQLNSLMTTLRSTQPHFVRCIIPNEMKQPGVVDAHLVMHQLTCNGVLEGIRICRKGFPNRMNYPDFKMRYQIMCPKLIKNEPKEKKATEIILKYIDLPEDQYRMGNTKVFFRAGVLGQMEEFRDERLGKIMSWMQGWARGYLARKGFKKLQEQRVALKVVQRNLRKYLQLRTWPWYKLWQKVKPLLNVSRVEDEIARLEEKAKKAEEALGAEVKVRKELEGLNAKLLAEKTALLDSLSGEKGALQDFQERCAKLTAQKNDLENQLRDIQERLSQEEDARNQLFQQKKKADQEISGLKKDIEDLELSTQKGEQDKATKDHQIRSLNDEIAHQDELINKLNKEKKMQGETNQKTGEELQAAEDKINHLNKVKAKLEQTLDELEDSLEREKKLRGDVEKSKRKVEGDLKLTQEAVSDLERNKKELEQTIQRKDKELSSLTAKLEDEQSVVGKLQRQIKELQARIEELEEEVEAERQARAKAEKQRADLARELEELGERLEEAGGATSAQIELNKKREAELSKLRRDLEEANIQHESTLANLRKKHNDSVAEMAEQVDQLNKLKAKAEKEKAQYYGELNDLRAGVDHLANEKAAQEKIAKQLQHTLNEVQSKLDETNRTLNDFDASKKKLSIENSDLLRQLEEAESQVSQLSKIKISLTTQLEDTKRLADEEGRERATLLGKFRNLEHDLDNLREQVEEEAEGKADLQRQLSKANAESQIWRSKYESDGVARSEELEEAKRKLQARLAEAEETIESLNQKCVALEKTKQRLSTEVEDLQLEVDRASAIANAAEKKQKAFDKIIGEWKLKVDDLAAELDASQKECRNYSTELFRLKGAYEEGQEQLEAVRRENKNLADEVKDLLDQIGEGGRNIHEIEKARKRLEAEKDELQAALEEAEAALEQEENKVLRAQLELSQVRQEIDRRIQEKEEEFENTRKNHQRALDSMQASLEAEAKGKAEALRMKKKLEADINELEIALDHANKANAEAQKNIKRYQQQLKDIQTALEEEQRARDDAREQLGISERRANALQNELEESRTLLEQADRGRRQAEQELADAHEQLNEISAQNASISAAKRKLESELQTLHSDLDELLNEAKNSEEKAKKAMVDAARLADELRAEQDHAQTQEKLRKALEQQIKELQVRLDEAEANALKGGKKAIQKLEQRVRELENELDGEQRRHADAQKNLRKSERRIKELSFQSEEDRKNHERMQDLVDKLQQKIKTYKRQIEEAEEIAALNLAKFRKAQQELEEAEERADLAEQAISKFRAKGRAGSVGRGGSPAPRASVRPQLDGLAFPPRFDLAPENEF; encoded by the exons atgcCGAAACCACAAGCCAGCCAAGAGGATGATGATCCCACCCCATACTTGTTTGTTTCTTTGGAACAAAGACGTATCGATCAATCGAAACCATATGACTCGAAGAAGAATTGCTGGATTCCCGATGAGAAAGAGGGTTATCTCTTGGGAGAAATCAAGGCTACCAAGGGTGACATTGTCAGCGTTGGTTTGCCCGGTGGAGAG acaagagATTTAAAGAAAGATCTGCTCCAACAAGTGAATCCACCAAAATACGAAAAAGCCGAAGATATGTCAAATTTGACATACCTTAACGATGCCTCTGTTTTGCATAACTTGAGGCAGCGATACTACCATAAGTTGATCTAC ACATACTCAGGTCTTTTCTGTGTTGCCATCAATCCTTACAAGCGTTACCCCGTATATACCAACCGTTGCGCTAAGATGTACCGTGGTAAGCGTCGTAATGAAGTGCCACCACATATTTTCGCCATTTCTGATGGTGCCTACGTCGCCATGTTAACCGACCACGTTAATCAATCTATGTTGATTACTGGAGAGTCTGGTGCCGGAAAGACTGAAAACACGAAGAAGGTAATTGCCTACTTCGCAACTGTTGGTGCATCAAAGAAGGATGACTCCCAAAAGAACAAGGGTTCCCTTGAAGATCAAGTTGTCCAAACTAATCCTGTTCTTGAAGCCTTTGGTAACGCTAAGACCGTCCGTAATGATAACTCTTCTCGTTTC GGTAAGTTCATCCGTATTCACTTTGGACCAACTGGTAAACTTGCTGGTGCTGATATTGAAACTT atcTGTTGGAGAAGGCTCGTGTCATCTCTCAACAATCATTGGAACGTTCTTACCACATTTTCTACCAGATCATGTCTGGTTCCGTTGCTGGAGTTAAAG ACGCTTGTCTCCTGTCCAATAACATTTACGACTACCATGTCGTATCTCAAGGAAAAATCACAGTAGCCAGTATCGATGATGGTGAAGAATTCCAACTTACTGAT caaGCTTTCGATATCTTGGGTTTCACTAAACAAGAAAAGGAAGATGTCTACAAAATTACCGCTGCTGTTATGCACATGGGTGGCATGAAATTCAAGCAAAGGGGTCGCGAAGAACAAGCTGAACAAGATGGTCAAGAAGAAGGTGAACGTGTTGCTAAGCTTTTGGGTTGTGATGTAACCGATTTGTACAAGAACTTGTTGAAACCACGTATTAAGGTCGGTAACGAGTTCGTCACCCAAGGTCGTAACGTCCAACAAGTAACCAACTCCATTGGTGCCTTGTGTAAGGGTGTTTTCGATCGTCTCTTCAAATGGTTGGTCAAGAAGTGTAACGAAACTTtggacacaaaacaaaaacgccAGCACTTCATTGGTGTACTGGATATTGCTGGTTTCGAAATTTTCGAC TACAATGGATTCGAACAATTATGCATCAATTTTACTAATGAAAAACTTCAACAATTCTTCAATCATCATATGTTTGTACTTGAACAAGAAGAATACCAACGTGAAGGTATTGAATGGACATTCATTGATTTTGGAATGGATTTACAACAGTGTATTGATTTAATTGAGAAG cctaTGGGTATCTTGTCCATCCTTGAAGAAGAATCTATGTTCCCCAAGGCAACTGATCAAACATTCGCTGAAAAGTTGACCAACACCCATTTGGGTAAGTCAGCTCCAttccaaaaaccaaaaccacCAAAGCCCGGTCAACAAGCTGCTCACTTTGCTATTGGCCATTATGCTGGTTGTGTATCATACAACATCACCGGTTGGTTGGAAAAGAACAAGGATCCATTGAACGACACCGTTGTTGACCAGTTCAAGAAGTCTGGCAACAAATTGTTGATTGAAATCTTCGCTGATCATCCAGGTCAATCTGGTGGCGGTGAACAAGCTAAGGGAGGTCGTGGTAAGAAGGGTGGTGGTTTCGCTACTGTCTCTTCAGCCTACAAAGAACAATTGAACAGCTTGATGACAACATTGCGTTCAACACAACCTCACTTCGTGCGTTGTATTATTCCCAACGAAATGAAACAACCTGGTGTTGTAGATGCTCATTTGGTTATGCATCAATTGACATGTAACGGTGTACTTGAAGGTATCCGTATTTGTCGTAAAGGTTTCCCCAACAGGATGAACTACCCTGACTTCAAGATGCg TTACCAAATCATGTGCCCAAAGTTAATTAAGAACGAACCTAAGGAGAAAAAGGCTACTGAAATCATCCTTAAATATATTGACTTGCCTGAAGATCAATACCGTATGGGTAATACAAAG GTGTTCTTCCGTGCTGGTGTCCTGGGTCAAATGGAAGAGTTCCGTGATGAACGTCTTGGTAAGATCATGTCCTGGATGCAAGGTTGGGCCCGTGGTTACTTGGCTCGTAAGGGCTTCAAGAAACTACAAGAGCAACGTGTTGCCCTTAAGGTTGTCCAACGTAACTTGCGTAAATACTTGCAATTGCGCACATGGCCATGGTACAAATTGTGGCAGAAGGTTAAGCCTCTTCTTAACGTCAGCCGTGTTGAAGATGAAATTGCC AGGCTCGAAGAGAAGGCAAAGAAGGCTGAAGAAGCTTTGGGAGCTGAAGTTAAGGTCCGCAAGGAGTTGGAAGGCCTCAACGCTAAGTTGTTGGCTGAAAAGACTGCCCTTTTGGATTCATTGTCAGGAGAAAAGGGTGCCCTTCAAGATTTCCAAGAAAGGTGTGCCAAGCTTACTGCCCAAAAGAACGACCTCGAAAACCAATTGCGC gaCATTCAAGAACGTTTGTCCCAAGAGGAAGATGCCCGCAACCAACTCTTCCAACAAAAGAAGAAGGCCGACCAAGAGATCTCCGGCTTGAAGAAGGATATTGAAGATTTGGAATTGTCCACCCAAAAGGGAGAACAAGACAAGGCTACCAAGGATCACCAAATCCGCAGCTTGAACGATGAGATTGCCCACCAAGATGAACTCATCAACAAGTTGAACAAGGAAAAGAAAATGCAAGGAGAGACCAACCAAAAGACTGGTGAAGAACTCCAAGCTGCCGAAGACAAGATCAACCATTTGAACAAGGTTAAGGCTAAGTTGGAGCAAACATTGGACGAACTCGAAGATTCATTGGAACGTGAGAAGAAATTGCGCGGTGATGTTGAGAAATCCAAACGTAAGGTTGAAGGTGACTTGAAATTGACCCAAGAAGCCGTATCAGATTTGGAACGCAACAAAAAGGAACTCGAACAAACAATCCAACGCAAGGACAAGGAACTCTCATCATTGACTGCTAAATTGGAAGATGAACAATCGGTTGTTGGTAAATTGCAAAGACAAATCAAGGAATTGCAAGCCCGTATCGAAGAATTGGAAGAAGAAGTCGAAGCTGAGCGTCAAGCTCGTGCTAAGGCCGAGAAACAACGTGCTGATTTGGCTCGCGAATTGGAGGAATTGGGTGAACGTCTTGAAGAGGCTGGTGGTGCTACATCAgctcaaattgaattgaacaaGAAACGTGAAGCTGAATTGAGCAAATTGCGTCGTGACTTGGAAGAGGCTAACATTCAACACGAATCTACATTGGCTAACTTGCGCAAGAAGCACAACGACTCTGTTGCTGAAATGGCTGAACAAGTTgatcaattgaacaaattgaaggCTAA GGCTGAAAAGGAGAAGGCCCAATACTACGGTGAATTGAATGACCTCCGCGCCGGTGTTGATCATCTCGCAAACGAGAAG GCTGCCCAAGAAAAGATTGCCAAGCAATTGCAACACACCCTCAACGAAGTACAATCGAAATTGGACGAAACCAACAGGACTCTCAACGATTTCGATGCCTCAAAGAAGAAGCTCTCCATCGAGAACTCCGACTTGTTGCGTCAATTGGAAGAAGCCGAATCACAAGTATCACAATTGTCCAAGATCAAGATTTCCCTTACCACCCAGCTCGAAGACACCAAGAGGTTGGCCGATGAAGAAGGTCGCGAACGTGCCACACTTTTGGGTAAATTCCGTAACTTGGAACACGATTTGGACAACCTCCGCGAACAAGTTGAAGAGGAAGCAGAAGGCAAGGCTGACTTGCAACGTCAACTCAGCAAGGCTAATGCCGAATCACAAATCTGGCGCAGCAAATACGAGTCTGATGGTGTCGCACGCTCAGAAGAATTGGAAGAAGCCAAGAGGAAGCTCCAAGCTCGTTTGGCCGAAGCCGAAGAGACCATCGAATCACTCAACCAAAAATGTGTTGCACTCGAGAAGACCAAGCAACGCCTGTCTACCGAAGTCGAAGACTTGCAATTGGAAGTTGACCGTGCCAGCGCTATTGCCAATGCTGCTGAAAAGAAACAGAAGGCATTCGACAAGATTATTGGAGAATGGAAACTCAAGGTCGACGATTTGGCCGCCGAGTTGGATGCATCACAAAAGGAATGCCGCAACTACTCCACCGAATTGTTCCGTCTCAAGGGAGCCTACGAAGAAGGCCAGGAACAACTTGAAGCCGTCCGTCGTGAAAACAAGAACCTCGCTGATGAAGTTAAGGACTTGCTCGACCAAATTGGTGAAGGTGGCCGCAACATCCATGAAATTGAAAAGGCACGCAAACGTCTTGAAGCTGAAAAGGATGAACTCCAAGCTGCTCTTGAAGAAGCTGAAGCTGCTTTGGAACAAGAAGAAAACAAGGTTCTCCGTGCTCAACTTGAGTTGTCTCAAGTACGTCAAGAAATTGACCGTCGTATCCAAGAAAAGGAAGAAGAATTCGAAAACACCCGCAAGAACCACCAACGCGCCCTCGACTCCATGCAAGCATCTTTGGAAGCCGAAGCCAAGGGTAAGGCTGAGGCCCTTCGCATGAAGAAGAAGTTGGAAGCTGACATCAACGAACTTGAAATTGCTTTGGATCATGCCAACAag gCTAACGCCGAGGCCCAAAAGAACATCAAACGTTACCAACAACAACTCAAGGACATCCAAACTGCCCTCGAGGAAGAACAACGTGCACGTGATGATGCCCGCGAACAACTTGGAATCTCTGAACGTCGTGCTAACGCCCTCCAGAACGAGCTTGAAGAATCTCGTACTCTTCTTGAACAAGCTGACCGTGGCCGCAGACAAGCCGAACAAGAATTGGCCGATGCCCACGAACAACTCAACGAAATTTCAGCCCAAAACGCATCCATTTCCGCCGCCAAGAGGAAGTTGGAATCCGAACTTCAGACACTCCACTCCGATTTGGATGAATTGTTGAATGAAGCCAAGAACTCCGAAGAGAAGGCCAAGAAGGCTATGGTTGATGCTGCCCGTCTTGCTGATGAACTCCGCGCTGAACAAGATCACGCACAAACACAAGAAAAACTCAGGAAAGCACTTGAACAACAAATCAAGGAATTGCAAGTCCGATTGGATGAGGCTGAAGCCAACGCCCTTAAGGGAGGCAAGAAGGCCATCCAAAAATTGGAACAACGTGTCCGCGAATTGGAGAACGAATTGGACGGTGAACAAAGGAGACACGCCGATGCCCAAAAGAACCTCCGCAAATCAGAGCGCCGCATTAAGGAATTGTCCTTCCAGTCTGAAGAGGACCGCAAGAACCACGAACGCATGCAAGACTTGGTAGATAAATTGCAACAAAAGATTAAGACATACAAGAGGCAGATCGAAGAAGCTGAAGAGATCGCTGCCTTGAACTTGGCCAAATTCCGTAAGGCTCAACAAGAATTGGAAGAAGCCGAAGAACGTGCAGATTTGGCCGAACAAGCAATCAGCAAATTCCGTGCAAAGGGACGTGCTGGTTCAGTCGGTCGTGGTGGAAGCCCAGCg CCCCGAGCGTCCGTTAGGCCACAACTTGACGGTTTGGCTTTCCCACCCAGATTCGACCTTGCTCcagaaaacgaattttaa